One Coffea arabica cultivar ET-39 chromosome 5e, Coffea Arabica ET-39 HiFi, whole genome shotgun sequence DNA segment encodes these proteins:
- the LOC113743692 gene encoding uncharacterized protein, which produces MAFCAQSKLSNLNLWIKTSVGSSGTDNVGGHHDSLRRRAPKSRAKSRMMVKMTASTSGGSGQGSSTVAFEEGQLERPRWTGETPLSRLVGALISFKPLFSIMKFGARQVLISTAEKTNIPWREMTRQILESDVYREMDSIEDPSLVYPDYYLNPFHAYDEGNLSWLAAAEAEAATMSMMRRAIPYASSLDEANQVVRGNWLNAIEEHHQKYSEDNIVRQILDIGCSVGVSTRCLADKFPNARVTGLDLSPYFLAVAQYKEKKSNPRMNPICWVHANGESTGLPSKSFDILSIAYVFHECPERAIKNMVREALRLLRPGGTFAITDNSPKSKILQATITSMEKEKKTDEKEEIEEAIELILFQVSECYVYLIPPRKSAASYRADEWNVNKWAWEGALKVISKGEECIIRLEDKTTGELYARAFLRDGEPHPVEPVIDSSRYFVVRVEENIGGRLRHAFIGIGFRERPEAYDFQAALHDHMKYLNKKKTAEEMEQQHQHTSSVDYSLKEGEKLVLQIKNKSGRSSGSKFFEQGLNDLSLEEKGSKKEPVISIKPPPAPLSPVVSPKTSPSELPSKLSLKESSAAEDSVSPQEQSKELEPPEDQNTQDIPDDDFGDFQAAG; this is translated from the exons ATGGCCTTTTGCGCTCAATCAAAGCTCAGCAATCTGAATTTATGGATCAAAACATCCGTAGGAAGCAGCGGTACTGATAATGTAGGAGGCCATCATGACTCACTTAGAAGAAGAGCACCAAAAAGCCGTGCCAAAAGTAGGATGATGGTTAAAATGACAGCATCAACTAGCGGAGGCAGTGGCCAAGGGTCATCGACGGTGGCATTTGAGGAGGGACAGCTGGAAAGGCCGCGGTGGACCGGTGAAACTCCGCTTTCTCGCCTTGTTGGAGCTCTCATTTCCTTCAAACCTCTCTTCTCTATAATGAAATTTGGCGCAAGACAAGTACTCATAAG TACAGCTGAGAAGACAAATATTCCATGGAGGGAAATGACTAGACAGATACTGGAATCAGATGTATACAGAGAAATGGACAGTATTGAGgatccctctcttgtttacccTGATT ATTATCTCAATCCCTTCCATGCATATGATGAGGGCAATCTTTCCTGGCTG GCTGCTGCTGAGGCAGAGGCTGCAACTATGTCGATGATGAGACGGGCAATACCATATGCTTCTTCATTGGATGAAGCTAATCAAGTAGTTCGTGGAAATTGGCTGAATGCAATTGAAGAACATCATCAGAAATATTCAGAAGACAATATTGTCAGACAAATTCTTGATATCGGATGTTCAGTTGGTGTCAGCACAAGATGCCTTGCTGATAAATTTCCCAATGCTAGAGTGACT GGCCTGGATCTGTCACCATATTTTCTTGCTGTTGCTcaatataaagaaaagaaaagcaacccAAGAATGAATCCTATCTGTTGGGTCCATGCTAATGGTGAAAGTACAGGCTTACCTTCCAAATCATTTGACATTCTTTCTATTGCTTATGTG TTCCATGAATGCCCTGAAAGAGCGATAAAAAATATGGTGAGAGAAGCCCTTCGACTGCTTCGACCTGGAGGAACTTTTGCAATCACAGACAACTCG CCAAAATCAAAGATTCTTCAGGCAA CAATCACATCaatggagaaagaaaagaaaacagatgaaaaagaagaaattgaagaagctattgAGCTGATTCTCTTCCAAGTCTCAGAATGCTACGTCTATTTG ATCCCTCCAAGAAAAAGTGCAGCTTCTTACAG GGCTGATGAGTGGAATGTCAATAAATGGGCATGGGAGGGTGCTTTAAAAGTTATTAGCAAAGGAGAGGAATGCATTATCAGACTTGAAGATAAGACAACAG GTGAATTGTATGCTCGGGCATTTCTAAGAGATGGAGAGCCCCATCCTGTGGAGCCTGTGATTGACAGCAGCAG ATATTTTGTTGTGCGGGTCGAAGAAAACATTG GAGGTCGACTTCGACATGCTTTCATCGGCATAGGATTTCGAGAAAGACCCGAAGCTTATGATTTCCAAGCTGCCCTGCATGACCATATGAA GTacctaaacaagaagaaaactgCAGAAGAAATGGAACAGCAACATCAGCATACTTCATCAGTTGATTACAGTttaaaagaaggagaaaaactTGTACTTCAGATAAAAAAT AAAAGTGGTCGGAGTTCTGGGTCCAAGTTTTTTGAACAGGGCTTAAATGATCTCTCATTGGAGGAGAAGGGTAGTAAAAAGGAGCCCGTGATATCTATCAAACCACCACCAGCACCATTATCGCCCGTTGTGAGTCCTAAAACATCTCCATCAGAGCTGCCTTCAAAACTCAGTCTAAAGGAATCTTCAGCAGCAGAGGACTCTGTCTCACCTCAAGAACAATCTAAAGAATTAGAACCTCCAGAAGACCAAAACACACAAGACATTCCAGATGATGACTTTGGGGATTTTCAAGCTGCTGGTTGA